Proteins found in one Fulvitalea axinellae genomic segment:
- a CDS encoding phosphoenolpyruvate carboxylase yields the protein MGQLTKTQAKLGKPYIDLEFLLRCFKEVLIDNGEKELANYLPWINEPNEIPFESFGQKHVQMYSIAFQLLNMVEENGDVQRRREKENENLSSTKGLWANSLEYLKSWNIDQEEIADIAAKTYIEPVLTAHPTEAKRATVLEHHRELYLLLVKRENQMYTDMEQGDIRHEVKLTLDRLWRTGEIFVEKPDLASELRSVTHYLTNVFPNTIQILDRRFMHAWEGAGFDTSLVRDPRKLPKISFGSWVGGDRDGHPFVTADVTRDTLQSMRLNSLVVIRRFLMKLVKHLSFSINIEDTSKKLRKRADAIVAEIGEQAEDVLKRNNGEGFRQFINLLLHKLPIDIEREHATHLKELPHSYRNSDQLIDDLIILHEALIEYGAVEIAYNDVNEAIRIVQTFGFHLAHLDIRQNSGFHEKAIAQLMDAAGLVGDKFLEWNEEQRVKFLNKELQSNRPFTSRHDNLGHEAQAVLDCYKVLAGYVERYREQCLGSLIVSMTRSLSDLLTVYVLAREAGLTIQQGDGFACRMQVVPLFETIDDMEGSPAILDSFLKHPFTRRSLAYQQTIRDHHRPVQQVMIGYSDSNKDGGALASQWHLFKTQKELTAVGLKHNAQIRFFHGKGGSISRGAGPTHYFLRSLPLHALQGDLRLTEQGETIAQKYANKINASYNLELLLAGTTSMTALHNHQNGNGKETEEIMSFLSETSQAHYSNLLHHPNFIKFFGEATPIDAIENSKIGSRPARRTGKRSLTDLRAIPWVFSWSQSRFNITSWYGVGSTLEQFMIEQPEAFDRFRETVEESDLVRYVFQNVDASLMTTSPAIFEKYAALVEDADVRESVLSVIKEEYDRTVRMLDVLMRKTFSQRQQKHYYSSLLRTEALETIHTIQLSLLKKWRVEKEDKDPNAENTLLELLMTINGIAGALRTTG from the coding sequence ATGGGCCAATTGACTAAAACGCAAGCCAAGCTGGGCAAACCTTATATCGACCTAGAATTCTTACTTCGTTGCTTTAAGGAAGTGCTCATTGATAATGGTGAGAAGGAATTAGCGAACTACTTGCCTTGGATCAACGAACCCAACGAGATCCCTTTCGAGTCTTTCGGGCAGAAGCATGTCCAGATGTACTCAATAGCTTTCCAGCTTCTGAATATGGTGGAAGAAAACGGTGACGTGCAACGTCGTCGTGAAAAGGAGAACGAAAACCTCTCGTCCACCAAAGGACTCTGGGCAAACAGCCTGGAATACCTCAAGAGCTGGAACATCGACCAGGAAGAAATCGCCGATATCGCGGCCAAAACATATATAGAACCGGTACTTACCGCCCACCCTACCGAGGCCAAACGCGCCACGGTATTGGAGCACCACCGTGAGCTGTACCTTCTTCTCGTAAAACGCGAGAACCAGATGTACACCGATATGGAGCAAGGCGATATCCGCCACGAGGTTAAGCTAACGCTGGACCGCTTGTGGCGCACGGGTGAGATCTTCGTCGAGAAGCCCGACTTGGCTTCCGAATTGCGAAGCGTCACTCACTACCTCACCAACGTGTTTCCAAACACGATCCAGATCTTGGACCGTCGCTTCATGCACGCTTGGGAAGGCGCCGGATTTGACACGTCTTTGGTTCGCGATCCTCGCAAACTTCCGAAAATCAGCTTCGGCAGCTGGGTAGGCGGTGACCGTGACGGCCACCCGTTCGTAACAGCGGACGTGACCCGCGACACGTTGCAAAGCATGCGCCTGAACTCATTGGTAGTTATCCGCCGCTTCCTTATGAAGTTGGTTAAGCACCTGAGTTTCTCCATCAATATCGAAGATACTTCTAAAAAGCTCCGCAAACGCGCCGACGCTATCGTTGCGGAAATCGGGGAGCAGGCGGAAGACGTGCTCAAGCGTAATAACGGCGAAGGTTTCCGCCAGTTCATCAACTTGTTGCTGCACAAACTCCCGATCGATATCGAGCGCGAGCACGCAACGCACCTTAAGGAGTTGCCGCACAGCTACCGCAACTCGGATCAGTTAATCGACGACCTTATTATCCTTCACGAAGCCCTTATCGAATACGGCGCCGTGGAGATCGCTTATAATGACGTAAACGAGGCGATCCGTATCGTTCAGACTTTCGGATTCCACCTCGCGCACCTCGATATCCGCCAGAACAGCGGATTCCATGAAAAGGCAATCGCCCAGCTTATGGACGCCGCAGGTTTGGTCGGTGACAAATTCTTGGAGTGGAACGAGGAGCAACGCGTCAAGTTCCTGAACAAAGAACTTCAGTCGAACAGGCCGTTTACTTCACGCCACGACAACCTCGGGCATGAGGCGCAAGCCGTGCTTGATTGTTACAAAGTACTGGCTGGCTATGTAGAGCGCTACCGCGAGCAGTGCTTAGGTTCGCTTATCGTCAGTATGACGCGCAGTCTCTCCGACTTGCTTACGGTTTACGTTTTGGCCCGCGAAGCTGGACTTACTATCCAGCAAGGTGACGGATTCGCTTGCCGTATGCAGGTAGTTCCGTTATTTGAGACAATCGACGATATGGAAGGCAGTCCAGCGATCCTAGACTCTTTCCTTAAGCATCCGTTTACCCGCCGTAGCTTGGCTTATCAGCAAACTATCCGCGACCACCACCGTCCGGTACAGCAGGTAATGATCGGCTATAGCGACAGTAACAAAGACGGCGGAGCTTTGGCTAGCCAGTGGCACCTTTTCAAAACGCAAAAGGAACTTACCGCCGTTGGTCTGAAACATAACGCCCAAATCCGTTTCTTCCACGGAAAAGGCGGAAGTATCAGCCGTGGCGCAGGCCCGACTCACTACTTCTTGCGCTCGCTTCCTCTGCACGCCCTCCAAGGCGACCTTAGGCTGACGGAACAAGGCGAGACCATTGCGCAGAAATACGCCAACAAAATCAACGCCTCTTATAACCTGGAGTTGTTGTTGGCGGGGACCACGTCTATGACGGCTCTTCACAACCACCAAAACGGTAACGGTAAAGAGACCGAAGAGATCATGTCGTTCCTTTCCGAAACCAGCCAAGCGCATTACTCAAACTTGCTCCACCACCCGAACTTCATCAAGTTCTTCGGCGAGGCCACGCCTATCGACGCCATCGAGAACAGTAAGATCGGTTCGCGCCCGGCACGCCGTACAGGCAAGCGCTCCCTTACTGACTTGCGGGCTATTCCGTGGGTATTTAGCTGGAGCCAATCGCGCTTTAATATCACAAGTTGGTACGGTGTAGGCTCAACGCTTGAGCAGTTTATGATCGAGCAACCAGAAGCCTTCGACCGCTTCCGCGAGACAGTGGAAGAAAGCGACTTGGTACGCTACGTTTTCCAAAACGTGGACGCCAGCCTAATGACCACCAGCCCGGCGATCTTCGAAAAATACGCCGCTTTGGTAGAGGATGCCGATGTCCGCGAATCGGTACTCTCGGTTATCAAAGAAGAATACGACCGTACCGTTCGCATGCTGGACGTACTGATGCGCAAAACCTTCAGCCAACGCCAGCAGAAGCACTATTACTCAAGCTTGTTGCGCACGGAGGCTCTGGAAACTATCCATACGATACAGCTTAGCCTGTTGAAAAAATGGAGAGTGGAAAAAGAAGACAAAGATCCGAATGCGGAAAACACGCTTTTGGAACTGTTGATGACTATTAACGGCATCGCCGGCGCATTGCGTACTACAGGTTGA